A genomic stretch from Dehalococcoidia bacterium includes:
- a CDS encoding MFS transporter: MVLWLGMMAMMGGMQMQMLARGYLVYDLTGSASLLGIVSAGSAVPMLVLALFGGAIADRFDRKRLIQIGQLVVGLLALVVGLAIFNDWIRWYHLLISSLVQGAIWSFMMPARQAIIPQVVGQDKIGNAMAINAAGMSAMTLLAPAIAGGLYAFAGPANVYFVITGLSVVAVIMTTMITPREPTGPAKKRAMMSDIVAGLSYIKGNQMVLVLLVMGLATTLLASPFRMLLPVFVVDIYGRGPDSMGLLVAIMGGGSLVGSLVIAALGNWRRGMLLIVGAFASGIALLLIAAFPFYYAAAVIMLLVGLGDSGRRTINMGLIMEVVEDQYRGRVMSVFMMNFGLMPLGMLPAGLAVDYFGGPLAIAILGGLLVAVAAAVLLTQRQLRGFQ, translated from the coding sequence ATGGTCCTGTGGCTGGGCATGATGGCGATGATGGGTGGAATGCAGATGCAGATGCTCGCCCGCGGGTACTTGGTGTACGACCTCACCGGCTCAGCATCACTCCTGGGTATAGTTAGCGCAGGGTCTGCGGTGCCAATGCTCGTGCTTGCCCTATTCGGTGGTGCGATTGCCGACAGATTCGACAGGAAACGGCTGATACAGATTGGTCAGCTTGTTGTCGGGCTGCTTGCGCTTGTTGTCGGACTGGCTATCTTCAACGATTGGATCCGCTGGTACCATCTACTGATTTCGTCGCTGGTTCAGGGCGCTATCTGGTCCTTCATGATGCCCGCACGCCAGGCGATCATTCCGCAGGTTGTCGGTCAGGACAAGATTGGAAACGCGATGGCGATCAACGCCGCAGGCATGAGTGCCATGACCCTTCTGGCTCCTGCCATCGCTGGTGGCCTCTACGCGTTCGCCGGCCCAGCCAACGTATACTTCGTCATCACTGGTCTGAGCGTAGTGGCGGTCATTATGACCACCATGATCACTCCTAGGGAGCCTACTGGCCCAGCCAAGAAGCGAGCGATGATGAGCGACATTGTTGCCGGACTGAGCTACATCAAGGGAAACCAGATGGTGCTGGTGTTGCTCGTCATGGGCCTGGCTACGACACTGTTGGCCTCCCCGTTCAGGATGCTTCTGCCTGTATTCGTCGTGGACATCTACGGCAGAGGACCGGACTCCATGGGCCTGCTGGTAGCGATCATGGGCGGCGGGTCACTTGTTGGCTCGCTCGTGATTGCGGCACTCGGCAACTGGCGTCGGGGTATGCTACTGATCGTAGGCGCATTCGCATCAGGCATCGCTCTGCTGCTGATCGCCGCTTTCCCCTTCTACTATGCGGCCGCGGTGATCATGCTGCTGGTCGGTCTTGGCGACTCCGGACGCAGGACAATCAACATGGGCCTAATCATGGAGGTCGTCGAAGACCAGTACAGGGGTCGAGTCATGAGCGTGTTCATGATGAACTTCGGACTCATGCCACTCGGAATGCTGCCGGCGGGCCTTGCGGTAGACTACTTCGGCGGCCCGCTGGCGATTGCCATACTGGGAGGACTCCTAGTTGCTGTGGCTGCGGCCGTGTTGCTGACCCAGAGGCAACTCAGAGGGTTCCAGTAG